The sequence below is a genomic window from Lolium perenne isolate Kyuss_39 chromosome 7, Kyuss_2.0, whole genome shotgun sequence.
GTATTATGTTGAAGAATCCACATGGGCGACGTGGCAATCCATAGTTTTCGAGAGTTATACATGGATTTACTACTCTGTAAGACGCGCGGTAAGTTAGAAAGTCGGCGGAACTCCTGGGTGGTCTCCATATATATGAAACAACAACAATCACCGAAAATCATCTTCAACTTCTAGGTTGGGGTTGACTAATACCAATTAAAGAATGGGAGGGTAACCTTCATCTAATCTTGAGATTCGAAGTGTCTTAAGGCGCTTCACTTGgtaaggaccagatgaaccatgtagGGTATCTTGGCTTCGATGCTATAGCTTACACAGCTTGTAAGATGGTGCATCAAAGGGTGGTTTTTTTTGAAGTTAAACCCAAGGTTAGCGAGACTATGCTCTAGGGTTAGATAAGATTAGTATGGAATCAACTTCTTGCAGGGTTGCAGTTGATCTTGAAGGTATTGGCTTCTGCTTCCATGGCGTAGTCGAGATGCTTCAACTGATCTTAAAGGTAGTTGGCATAGTtaggggtctgggttagtttTCTGACGGTTGAAAATCAACTGTTaacagggttggccggccaccacacccTTTTCCCCAACCCTATCTGCTACCCTCTCTCCCTACTTCTcatgcgcaggcttggcgaagccctacaggagttctcctcctccaccaccaccaccaccacactgccatgctgctgggattccgatgaGGATCAACTACTACAtcggctgcccgctggaatggggcgaGGGCATCTTCATTGACACCGTACATGTGACCAAGTATGGGGGTGCAGCCCGCTTGCAGCGCCGGAAGGACTTCACCGCAAACTTGAGTTCGGCAAGTGTACGACTACATCATcctcgagatctgatctcgttaccaCTTTGGATCTTCAAGGGTAATGTTCTCTTCTATCTCGTTGCGTCAATCTAGTAGATTAGACCTAGGCTTTTTCCCAGATTGAATCTTGATTTTGTTCGTTCTTGCGTTAgaattgttttctatgctacgaacctccGTCATCTTTGAACCAATCATATTATGTCGAGTAGCATTTGGAGCAATGATTGCACAAAACCAAGTGGAATTTTCATGgcatttttttttcgataaaggatgttttattacttagataagcaattacatccagcctctgcataaccaggatgcacacagctgttTCAATAGTCCAGAACGAGTAATAAAAGGaaaaaggcgaaatacatatcgagaCGATAAACTATATAACGCCTAAGACGAGTGTGgagcttcaatccgtagactatgctgccacccatgtcgggaaaaagtatccctcgccgtagcctccaaccgtgtacagacctccgtaaataggtctcggttctccgcccgctgaagaggtaaccatgaacggagaatacctgtacatctgtagatgacctgcaacaaagaacagtttttatcgttaaaaatcttgtcatttctacatagccatagcgcccagataactgcaagcgcccccaccctaagaagcaacttaaaccttgaatcaacaccatgaagccaattgccaaagacatttgccacactagtcgggggatacagggtagacgctacttggatgactgaccatatagatttcGCAAAACTGCACTGgaagaaaaggtgtttgatggtttcgtcatgatgacagaaaacacaccgtgaatttccgtgccaattccgcttaacaagattatctttagtaagaataactcctcgacgaaggtaccatccaaaaatcttgatttttaatggtatcttcatcttccaaattttcttattgttatcaactggtaaatcagaatggAGGATTGCATTGTATAAAGATTTAACTGAAAAAGAGCCATCTACATGgagattccatctaaattcatccGGTTCAGGTGATAATTGAATATCACCCAACCGTTGAACTAGAGCATTCCATGCTGTTagcctttgtccaagtaaaacccgtctgaacgtcacattcggaggtgaggtagccatgacggtagcaatggtatcacctttgcgacgaacaatactatacaaagcAGGATATTGTTCACTCAGGGAAGCATTGTCcaaccaaacatcttcccagaaacgtatctgtgctccattcttaatagaaaaagtaccatgacgaaagaaaatatttttcgttgccatgagaccagcccagaagtgagagtccccgggtttccaaaccacttgggagagcgtcttcgagccaatatactttctccggagaatagtttgccaagtcccgttctcggtaagaagcttaaaaagccatttacctagCAGAGCAGAATTCttaacctccaggtcatgaatTCCAAGTCCGccctgatctttgggactacacactatactccatttaaccaatcgatatttctttttctcgctgtccccttgccaaaagaatctggatcgataataatcgagtttatgcagaattcctttcggcaggaggaagaatgataacatatacagtaccatatttgttagtaccgagttaatgagtaccaatcttcctcctaTGGACAGCAAtttgcctttccaactactaaggcgtttctgtaatctttcttccacaatCTTCCATTCAGCAAGGGTAAGTCTCCGATAGTGAATCGGGATACCCAAATACCGAATAGGGAAATGGCcctgcccacaaccaaacaactcagTGTACTGAGTCATATCGTTTTGGGcttcaccgaaacagaacaattcaatcttatggaaattaattttcAATCCCGACAATTGCTCGAAGGCTGCTAAAATTAATTTGAGATTACGAGCTTTTTCGAGATtatgatccataaaaagaattgtgtcatcggcatattgaaggatagataaacccccatcaaccaaatgtgggatcacaccttcaatttgaccatcagacttggcacGCTCTATGAGTATTGCCAGCATATCTGCTACAATGTTGAATAACATTGGTGATAGCGGATCGCCTTGGCGTAACCCCTTTCGTGTCTGAAAATAGTGGCCGGTGTCGTCATTGACCCTAATTGCCAcgctacctccatacacaaaatcgtaaattagagcacgccactcaggagaaaaacctttcatcctgagtgtctgttgtaggaaagaccatttgaccttatcatatgccttttcgaaatctaattttaaaatgaCCCCATTAAGTTTCTtggaatgcatctcatgtaccgtctcatgcagaactgccactccatcaaggatattccttccttgcatgaaagcagTCTGAGAAGGTTGGACCACATGATCCGCGACCGTAttcagtctaatggtggccactttcgtgaaaattttgaaactgacgtttaagaggcaaataggtctatattgttgaatcctttctgcctcattaaccttcggtaacaaaattacttcaccaaaatttagacgaaatagttctagttgtcctgtgtgaagatcactgaacaaatctagaagatccAATTTGATagtatcccagaaagtttgataaaactctgctgggaaaccatctggacccggtgctttattgcactccatttggaaaattgccttctTAACCTCATCCTCAGAATAAGGCGCAGTTAAGAGGCCATTTTCCTCTggagaaacttggggtatatcgtcCGTGCGGTCCTCATTAAGGGAGAAAGAACTTTCCTCCGAAGGCCGGTCCTCATTAAGGGAGAAAGAACTTTCCTCCGAAGGCCCAAACAGATCCTTATAGtaattagtaatgtaagatttgagttgATCGTGCCCATTTTCATGGCATTTGGAGCAGTACATTGTTTTATCCAAAAAAGAAAAGATCAAACACAATTACTACTCCTTTTGAAAATTTCCAAACAGGATTAGGATTATGACGGCTGACAATTGGCAGAAAACCTATATAAAATTTCAACATTTGGGATAAACAGGACaaagagattaattcaaccagctAGCTACAAAGCTATACATACACAGCAACGCCACCATTAGGCCGTCCTCTTGCGGTTGGTAGGGCATGGGCAGAAATGCTTAAATTGGCATTACTGCGCTCCTGCTGACGTCGCCACGTATTCCTTTGGACACAACGTACAAACCAAACCAAAGCAGTCACGAAACACCACTATAGCTACTACACTCACGCACGCAGTCACGAACTGACCAAGACGCCAAACCGAGAGGGCCTCTCCCCGTGTGACCGTTGCCCGCCCGACGGCGGATAAATTCAAACCCCGATCACATGAAATCCACCGCTGAAACAACATCCCGACAAACCCAAAACCAAAACCAAAACCAAAATGTGTGAACCCGAGTCACCCGCCGCCCGTGCCACACCGACGGAGCCCCCACCTGCCAGTCGTGAGCCACGGAGtgtcggcgtcggcggcggcatcACCCTCCGCCGCTCCGGCACTGGTCGGCGGGCCTGGCCTCGAGGGGCCCGCCGATGGTGGGGCAGCCGTCGGCGGCGGACGCGGACGGCAGGTCCATGCAGTTGTACGAGAGGCAGAGCGCCGCCGAGTCCGGGAGCGGCCGCGACGGCACGGGAAACCCCGTGAGGAAGTTGTGCTGCGCGTAGAAGGTGGTCATCCTCCCCGCGAAGACGCTGCGCGCCACCGCGTCGGGGACCTCCCCGGAGATCTTGTTGTTGTTGACGTACAGGGTCCCCGCCGCCGCCAGCGCCTCCGGCACCTCGCCAGAGATGGCGTTGTGGCTGACGTCCACCACCGCCCACGGCGGCGTCGCGGAGGCCGGTGTCGCCGGAACAGACAGGGCGCCGGTGAAGTTGTTGCGGGAGAGGAGCAGCGAGGAGGCGCTCGGGAGCGCGAAGAGCTGCGGCGGGATCGCGCCGGAGAAGTCGTTCATGGAGAGGTCGAGGAAGGCCAGGTCGGCCGGGGCCTGGCTGGCGGTGGAGAAGGCCTCGTCGAGGGCGCCGTCCATGGAGTTGGCGGCTACGGAGAAGTAGCGGAGGGtgggagggagaggagggagcgTGCCGGCGATGGAGCAGCGGCTGAGGTCGACGTGGAAGAGCTGGGAGGCAGAGAACTGGGCGGGAATCTGGCCGGAGAGGCCGGCGTTGCTGGCGAGGATGAGCACCTTGAGGCTGggcgaggacgggaggagcaggcCGGAGGGGACGGCGCCCTCGAGCCGGTTGCTGCCGAGGTCGAGCGTGTGCAGGTCGGGCAGTCCGGCCAGGGAGTCGGGGACCGGGCCGGTGAGCCGGTTCCCGGAGAGCGAGAGCAGCCTGAGGCGGCGGAGGCCGGCGCCGAGGTCGGGCGGGATGGACCCGCCGACGCGGCCCGGGTAGAGGACGAGGTCGGTGAGCGCGGCGAGGCTGGCGAGCGAGGCGGGGAGCGTGCCCGCCAGGCCGGGGGAGTCGGAGAGGCCGGTGCCGAGGGTGAGGACTGACACGCGGAGGAGTGTCCCGGACGGGTCCTCGTCGTCGGGGGCGCACACGACGCCGGCGTAGGCGcacggggtggcggcggcggcgtcgtcccAGGAGTCGAAGAAGCGGGAGCCCGGCAGGTCGCGAAGGCTGGCGCGCACGTCGCGTAGCGCGGCCGCGTCGCGGTCGTGCAGCGCGGCCCGGGCGCAGGCGGCGCGCGAGGCGagcaggaggaggatgaggaggaggagagggggcagcgccatgtgaggccgcctcggccgcAGCGAAGCGGACAAGCGAGTTGTGAGGCAGGGTGGCGCGCTTTGGGAAGGGAGACGAGCGAGCTCGGCAGTGAGAAGAGTGGTGGGGAAGAGCTAGCAGAGCAGGAGTGATAGCGAGAGTGGGAGTGGGATCTGGCTGAGTTTTAGCAGAGCTGGGGTTAGGAATGAACAGCGGATTAGTCTGCCACTTCTTTACCCGGCGGTCGGTGGGTGTACCGCGGTCATGGCTGATAAAGGCCTGCCGCTGATGCTGCGAGCCTGTGGCCGGTGTCGGAAGGAAACGgcatccaccaccaccaccctccGGTCCGGTCGCCAACACCGCCGTACGGCGCGGGCGCGGCCATGAGTGTGTCTTTTGGGATGTACCTCTGGCCTCTGGGTGTGGT
It includes:
- the LOC127313716 gene encoding uncharacterized protein; this encodes MALPPLLLLILLLLASRAACARAALHDRDAAALRDVRASLRDLPGSRFFDSWDDAAAATPCAYAGVVCAPDDEDPSGTLLRVSVLTLGTGLSDSPGLAGTLPASLASLAALTDLVLYPGRVGGSIPPDLGAGLRRLRLLSLSGNRLTGPVPDSLAGLPDLHTLDLGSNRLEGAVPSGLLLPSSPSLKVLILASNAGLSGQIPAQFSASQLFHVDLSRCSIAGTLPPLPPTLRYFSVAANSMDGALDEAFSTASQAPADLAFLDLSMNDFSGAIPPQLFALPSASSLLLSRNNFTGALSVPATPASATPPWAVVDVSHNAISGEVPEALAAAGTLYVNNNKISGEVPDAVARSVFAGRMTTFYAQHNFLTGFPVPSRPLPDSAALCLSYNCMDLPSASAADGCPTIGGPLEARPADQCRSGGG